TAATTTTTTTCTTCCCTGCGCCTTTGTGCCTTCTTGCCTGTTAACTCCATATTTAGTAACGCCGATTTTTTAAAAATATTCTCTACAAAACTATGGAAATCAGAAGCCCAGCTTTTTTCATTGGGAACACTATCCCCTTCAAATACACTTGTGATGGAGACAATATTTCTCCTCCAATATACTGGGAAGCTGCACCTCAAGAAACAAAGAGTTTTGCTTTGATTGTGGATGATATTGATGCACCCAATGAAACGTTTATCCATTGGGTTATTTACAACATCCCTGCTGATATTCGTGAATTACCAGAGGGTGTTGCCAAGCAACCTAAACTTCCTGAAGGTGCATTACAGGGAAAGAATAACTTTGGAGAGTTGGGTTATGGAGGCCCTTGTCCACCCAAAAATGGGGCGCATCGTTACTTTTTCACAATCTATGCGTTAGACCAAATGCTTGATTTGGCAGCAGGAGCAAACAAACAACAGCTATTGGCAGCTATAAAGAATCATATTTTGGATAAGGCAGAACTTATGGGACGCTATGCTAGAGAAATTGAGTAAATACTGTTTTGCTCAAATGCTGAAGCAGGAGGGTTTCTCAAAAACTTTGTGATTTCCTCTTTATATATTTACTCAGCCTTGAGCAAAACTTAGGTTGCAAGATTGTTGTTGCCGCCCTCTAAAATAGTCCCCTCTAAATTGGCATCTTCTAGATTAGCTCCTGTAAGATTGGCTCTTTCTAATGCAGCTTGGTGCAGATTTGCCTGATGCAAATCCGCGATCGCTAAATCTGCCCCGCTCAAATCTGCTGCTTCCAAATTAGCTTCACTCAAATCAGCTTCACGGATGTTAGCGTGACTAAGAATCGCCTGCTCCAAGTTAGCAGCTTTGAGATTAGCCTAATTTAAAACGGCTTCATCAAGAATTGCACCTTCTAATATTGCATTGTCAAGAATTGCATCACTCAAATCGGCTTTGCTTAAATTAGCCCCTCTTAAATCTGCACCATTGAGCGTAGCCCCACTTAAGTCAGCCCGACTGAGATTTGCCTGTTGCAAATTTGCTTCATCTAGCATCGCCCCATGTAGAATTGCACCACTGAGATTGATGTTTTCCAAGACTGCACCCCTCAAGTCAACGATACTAAAGTCTCGCTCTCCTGCGGCATATAGTTGCCTGAGTTTTTCTACGTCCATCGGCTAATACCCCGTTTTTGTTCAAA
The Nostoc punctiforme PCC 73102 genome window above contains:
- a CDS encoding pentapeptide repeat-containing protein, translating into MDVEKLRQLYAAGERDFSIVDLRGAVLENINLSGAILHGAMLDEANLQQANLSRADLSGATLNGADLRGANLSKADLSDAILDNAILEGAILDEAVLN
- a CDS encoding pentapeptide repeat-containing protein — encoded protein: MEQAILSHANIREADLSEANLEAADLSGADLAIADLHQANLHQAALERANLTGANLEDANLEGTILEGGNNNLAT
- a CDS encoding YbhB/YbcL family Raf kinase inhibitor-like protein, which produces MEIRSPAFFIGNTIPFKYTCDGDNISPPIYWEAAPQETKSFALIVDDIDAPNETFIHWVIYNIPADIRELPEGVAKQPKLPEGALQGKNNFGELGYGGPCPPKNGAHRYFFTIYALDQMLDLAAGANKQQLLAAIKNHILDKAELMGRYAREIE